One Bacillus amyloliquefaciens DSM 7 = ATCC 23350 DNA window includes the following coding sequences:
- the ccpA gene encoding catabolite control protein A, which produces MSNITIYDVAREANVSMATVSRVVNGNPNVKPTTRKKVLEAIDRLGYRPNAVARGLASKKTTTVGVIIPDISSIFYAELARGIEDIATMYKYNIILSNSDQNLEKELHLLNTMLGKQVDGIVFMGGNITDEHVEEFKRSPVPIVLAASVEEQGETPSVAIDYEQAIYDAVKLFIDKGHRDIAFVSGPMAEPINRSKKLQGYKRALEEAGIAFNEQFVAEGDYTYDSGMEALQSLMGLDRKPTAILSATDEMALGIIHAAQDQGMSIPDDLDIIGFDNTRLSLMVRPQLSTVVQPTYDIGAVAMRLLTKLMNKEPVEEHIVELPHRIELRQSTKS; this is translated from the coding sequence GTGAGCAACATTACGATATACGATGTGGCCAGAGAAGCAAATGTCAGCATGGCGACTGTTTCCCGCGTCGTAAACGGCAATCCGAATGTAAAACCGACGACCAGAAAAAAAGTATTGGAAGCCATTGACCGCCTCGGCTACCGCCCGAACGCGGTGGCAAGAGGACTGGCAAGCAAAAAAACGACTACGGTCGGCGTCATCATCCCTGATATCTCAAGTATTTTTTACGCGGAACTTGCGCGGGGAATTGAAGATATCGCGACGATGTACAAATATAATATTATTTTAAGCAATTCAGACCAAAATCTCGAGAAGGAACTGCACCTGTTAAATACGATGCTCGGTAAACAAGTAGACGGTATCGTATTTATGGGCGGCAACATTACGGACGAGCATGTCGAAGAATTTAAGCGCTCTCCCGTTCCGATCGTATTGGCTGCGTCAGTTGAAGAACAGGGCGAGACGCCTTCTGTCGCCATTGATTATGAACAGGCGATTTATGATGCCGTCAAGCTTTTCATTGATAAGGGGCATCGCGATATCGCATTTGTCTCCGGACCGATGGCAGAGCCGATCAACCGTTCGAAAAAACTGCAAGGGTACAAACGGGCGCTTGAAGAAGCGGGCATTGCGTTTAACGAGCAGTTCGTGGCGGAAGGCGATTACACCTATGATTCCGGGATGGAGGCGCTTCAAAGCTTGATGGGCCTTGACCGGAAACCGACGGCGATCCTTTCTGCGACGGATGAAATGGCTCTCGGCATTATTCATGCGGCCCAGGATCAGGGTATGTCGATTCCTGACGATCTTGACATTATCGGTTTTGACAATACGAGATTGAGCCTGATGGTCCGCCCTCAGCTTTCAACAGTCGTGCAGCCTACGTACGATATCGGCGCCGTGGCGATGAGACTTTTGACAAAACTGATGAACAAAGAGCCGGTTGAAGAGCATATCGTTGAATTGCCTCACCGCATCGAATTAAGACAATCAACCAAGTCATAA
- the ytxJ gene encoding bacillithiol system redox-active protein YtxJ, with product MTKQLISSEEEFKNAAEKENTLVFLKHSTTCPISQAAFQEFDAFASEHTEVPSYYLQVQDSRPLSNYIAETYGVKHESPQVFVITNGEVKWHASHSQITKNAIEQHLS from the coding sequence ATGACTAAGCAGCTGATATCGTCAGAAGAAGAGTTCAAAAATGCCGCTGAGAAAGAAAATACGCTCGTGTTTTTGAAACACAGCACAACCTGCCCGATCAGCCAAGCGGCGTTTCAAGAGTTTGACGCCTTTGCATCGGAGCATACAGAAGTGCCTTCTTATTACCTGCAGGTGCAGGACAGCCGGCCGCTTTCAAACTATATCGCCGAGACCTACGGCGTGAAACATGAAAGCCCGCAAGTATTCGTCATTACAAACGGCGAAGTGAAATGGCACGCGTCTCATTCACAAATTACAAAAAACGCAATAGAACAGCATCTTTCATAA
- a CDS encoding YtxH domain-containing protein, translating to MSKDGINSKDFLIGTLIGGIIGATTALFLAPKSGKELRDDLGSQASALKDKTDRMTADAKEKGSQYVSIAKDKTSNITQLVADQSGQIMNKVKDLKDRSKSTLTEKAEETRSEMQDTAQSIKNEAEEAAETAGQANR from the coding sequence ATGAGCAAAGATGGAATCAATAGTAAGGATTTTTTAATCGGAACGCTGATCGGGGGAATTATCGGCGCGACAACAGCTTTGTTTCTGGCGCCTAAATCAGGCAAGGAGCTGCGCGACGATCTCGGCAGCCAGGCCTCTGCATTAAAGGATAAGACGGACAGAATGACGGCCGACGCGAAAGAAAAAGGCTCTCAATATGTCAGCATCGCCAAAGACAAAACATCTAACATCACCCAGCTGGTAGCTGATCAGTCAGGCCAGATTATGAATAAAGTGAAGGATTTAAAAGACCGTTCTAAGAGCACACTAACTGAGAAAGCCGAAGAGACGAGAAGCGAAATGCAGGATACGGCTCAAAGCATCAAGAACGAAGCGGAAGAAGCCGCGGAAACAGCCGGTCAGGCAAATCGCTGA
- a CDS encoding thioredoxin family protein, with protein sequence MKKIESTEELQKAVQDDWAVFMFSADWCPDCRFVEPFLPELEADYPEFTYYYVDRDQFIDTCAEWEIYGIPSFVVFNGGKEVNRFVSKDRKTKEEIEQFLTDSLAKA encoded by the coding sequence ATGAAAAAAATTGAAAGCACGGAAGAATTGCAAAAAGCGGTACAGGACGATTGGGCGGTATTTATGTTTTCAGCGGATTGGTGCCCGGACTGCCGCTTTGTGGAGCCGTTTCTCCCTGAGCTGGAAGCGGACTATCCTGAATTCACGTATTACTACGTAGACCGCGATCAGTTTATTGATACATGCGCGGAATGGGAAATCTACGGCATTCCGAGCTTTGTGGTGTTTAACGGAGGAAAAGAAGTGAACCGCTTCGTCAGCAAAGACCGCAAAACGAAAGAGGAAATTGAGCAATTTTTAACCGATTCCCTCGCTAAAGCGTAA
- a CDS encoding DUF1444 domain-containing protein, with translation MKMTSRKLSDLLKQRLQHENRSFFFDREKDTLRVEDQTTKKGITLELPPIIAKWETKKEEAIDEIVYYVSEAMEAMGGSGQEMTGKEAGIYPVIRSTSFPDQTGDGIPLVYDDHTAETRIYYALDLGKTYRLIDSRMLEKENWTKERIRETASFNLRSLPSVVKKDTVAGNYFYFFRANDGYDASRILNDSILHEYKQAAEGELAISVPHQDVLILADIRNESGYDILGQMSMSFFASGTVPITALSFLYNEGRLEPVFIMAKSRPKKD, from the coding sequence TTGAAAATGACGTCAAGGAAGCTGTCGGATCTATTAAAACAGCGCCTGCAGCACGAGAACCGATCCTTCTTTTTTGACAGAGAAAAAGACACCCTCCGTGTTGAGGATCAAACGACTAAAAAAGGCATTACATTGGAGCTCCCGCCGATCATCGCCAAGTGGGAGACAAAAAAAGAAGAAGCGATCGACGAGATCGTCTACTATGTGTCAGAAGCGATGGAGGCGATGGGCGGCAGCGGACAGGAGATGACCGGAAAGGAAGCCGGAATCTATCCGGTGATCCGCTCCACATCATTTCCCGATCAAACGGGCGACGGCATTCCGCTCGTGTATGATGACCATACGGCCGAAACCAGAATCTACTACGCGCTTGACCTCGGCAAAACGTACCGCTTAATTGACAGCCGGATGCTTGAGAAAGAAAACTGGACAAAAGAACGGATCAGGGAGACGGCGTCATTCAATCTCCGCTCTCTCCCTTCCGTCGTCAAAAAGGATACGGTTGCGGGCAATTATTTTTATTTTTTCAGGGCGAATGACGGCTATGACGCCAGCCGGATTCTCAATGATTCGATTCTTCATGAATACAAGCAGGCCGCTGAAGGTGAATTAGCGATTTCTGTCCCGCATCAGGATGTATTAATACTTGCTGACATTCGAAATGAATCGGGTTATGATATTTTAGGGCAAATGTCCATGAGCTTCTTTGCAAGCGGCACGGTGCCGATTACGGCCCTTTCATTTCTGTACAATGAAGGCAGACTGGAACCTGTGTTTATCATGGCGAAAAGCCGGCCGAAAAAGGATTAG
- a CDS encoding DNA translocase FtsK: MSWLNKFFDLFLGEKEEEHELEPNTHAQVPKEHIPDQPEGKLTRMEDPKIYYEYPKGNFRFPVVPDGYKRTEQRQQERHERRRQPSRGYAAAKEHTERKEHTYKEPDTVKKPFKPSSIPSPVYGFQSQHSIKKAPNPQKQREESVTLLSEEQFDPPKSGQETEKEPVFTASGLTKQTNTRPEPLTKQETDEYPAAKQEQLHSETEAEEQVYRASEPPQSEDSQQTESAVPAGYPEEQEHEQTEPSIKEPEYEAPLPAEHTEDQAPPQEEYQQPEPEKARPFETAEEPVYTYSEEQEEVQPQSEDRPELPEADVKQEADPQPEYNDAPQQSEPELEPVNIETADAPARPAEEKTDHTAQPARRADRPRERNVPFNVMMLKSDKHKQTKTPEGGAGYVFPNLSLLDVPPAQRQDDQSWIEGQRELLNVTLKNFNVRAQVVHVTQGPSVTRFEVHPEPGVKVNKITNLADDIKLSLSAKDIRIEAPIPGKNTIGIEVPNRVSKVVDLRQMIRSAAFRENPSPLTAALGVDISGNPVVIDLKKMPHGLIAGATGSGKSVCINTILVSLLYKADPSDVKVLLIDPKMVELAPYNQIPHLVSPVITDAKAATAALKWVVEEMERRYELFAHSGVRDIGRFNELTADHKTGEKLPYLVVVIDELADLMMVAPNDVEESIARIAQKARACGIHLLVATQRPSVDVITGMIKANIPTRIAFSVSSQVDSRTIIDMAGAEKLLGKGDMLYWENGTGKPVRLQGNFVSDREIDRVVSHVRKQLPPSYLFEQEELIRQGTALKEEDELFPEACQFVVEQNSASTSSLQRRFRIGYNRAARLIDMMEAEGMISEAKGSKPREVLITAADISQE; encoded by the coding sequence ATGAGTTGGCTGAATAAATTTTTTGACTTATTTTTAGGTGAAAAAGAAGAAGAGCATGAACTTGAACCGAACACGCATGCACAAGTCCCGAAAGAGCATATACCGGATCAGCCAGAAGGCAAATTAACGCGCATGGAAGATCCTAAAATATATTATGAATATCCGAAAGGGAATTTCCGCTTCCCTGTCGTTCCGGACGGCTATAAGCGGACGGAACAAAGACAGCAGGAAAGGCACGAACGCCGCCGCCAGCCTTCACGGGGTTATGCCGCCGCGAAGGAGCATACGGAAAGGAAAGAGCATACATATAAAGAGCCGGATACGGTGAAAAAGCCCTTTAAACCGTCATCCATTCCTTCACCGGTCTACGGCTTTCAATCTCAGCACAGCATTAAAAAAGCGCCTAATCCCCAAAAACAGCGTGAAGAGAGCGTAACATTGCTGTCAGAGGAGCAGTTTGATCCGCCAAAGTCCGGTCAGGAAACGGAAAAAGAGCCCGTATTCACAGCATCCGGCCTAACTAAACAGACAAATACCCGGCCGGAACCGTTAACGAAACAGGAAACGGACGAATACCCGGCCGCCAAACAAGAGCAGCTGCACTCTGAGACTGAAGCGGAAGAGCAGGTGTACAGAGCGTCCGAACCGCCGCAGTCTGAAGACTCGCAGCAAACGGAAAGCGCGGTGCCTGCCGGCTATCCGGAAGAACAAGAGCATGAACAAACCGAGCCATCTATAAAAGAACCTGAGTATGAAGCACCCCTGCCGGCTGAACACACAGAAGACCAAGCGCCGCCGCAGGAGGAGTATCAGCAGCCTGAGCCGGAAAAAGCCCGGCCTTTTGAAACCGCGGAAGAACCGGTGTATACATACTCAGAAGAACAAGAAGAAGTTCAGCCGCAGTCTGAAGACCGGCCTGAATTGCCTGAAGCTGACGTGAAACAGGAAGCAGATCCTCAGCCTGAGTACAATGATGCCCCTCAGCAATCAGAACCGGAGCTTGAGCCTGTAAACATTGAGACGGCCGATGCCCCGGCCCGGCCTGCTGAAGAAAAAACCGATCACACCGCACAGCCTGCGAGAAGAGCGGATCGGCCGAGAGAGCGTAATGTGCCGTTTAACGTCATGATGCTTAAAAGCGATAAACACAAGCAGACGAAGACGCCAGAAGGCGGTGCGGGCTATGTCTTTCCTAATCTGTCGCTTCTGGACGTGCCGCCGGCGCAAAGACAGGACGACCAATCATGGATTGAAGGACAGCGCGAGCTTTTAAACGTTACGCTGAAAAACTTTAATGTGCGCGCCCAAGTCGTTCATGTCACACAAGGCCCATCTGTCACACGATTTGAAGTGCATCCTGAGCCCGGAGTGAAAGTGAACAAAATTACAAATTTAGCAGATGATATAAAACTGAGTTTATCTGCCAAGGATATTCGGATTGAGGCGCCGATCCCCGGTAAAAACACGATCGGCATTGAAGTTCCGAACCGCGTAAGCAAGGTCGTCGATTTACGGCAGATGATCAGAAGCGCCGCTTTCAGGGAGAATCCGTCTCCGCTTACAGCCGCGCTCGGCGTCGATATTTCCGGAAACCCGGTCGTCATTGATTTGAAAAAGATGCCGCACGGATTGATTGCGGGTGCCACGGGATCGGGAAAAAGCGTCTGCATCAATACCATTTTGGTAAGTCTGCTTTATAAGGCGGATCCGAGCGATGTCAAAGTGCTTCTGATTGATCCGAAAATGGTGGAGCTTGCGCCTTATAACCAAATTCCGCATTTGGTCAGCCCCGTCATCACAGACGCCAAAGCCGCGACCGCCGCATTAAAATGGGTTGTGGAAGAGATGGAACGGCGGTATGAACTGTTTGCCCATTCGGGTGTAAGAGATATCGGCCGCTTTAATGAATTAACGGCCGATCATAAGACCGGCGAAAAGCTCCCTTACCTTGTTGTGGTCATTGATGAGCTTGCTGATTTAATGATGGTGGCGCCGAACGATGTGGAAGAAAGCATTGCCAGAATCGCGCAGAAAGCGAGAGCCTGCGGCATTCATCTGCTTGTCGCGACACAGCGTCCGTCTGTCGATGTCATTACCGGAATGATCAAAGCGAACATACCGACGAGGATTGCATTCTCCGTCTCAAGCCAGGTAGATTCCAGAACGATTATCGACATGGCGGGAGCGGAAAAGCTTCTCGGAAAAGGCGACATGCTCTACTGGGAAAACGGCACCGGAAAACCGGTGCGCCTGCAGGGCAACTTTGTGTCCGACAGAGAGATTGACCGCGTCGTCTCCCATGTCAGAAAGCAGCTGCCGCCTTCTTATTTGTTTGAACAGGAAGAACTGATCAGGCAGGGAACCGCCCTCAAGGAAGAGGACGAGCTGTTTCCTGAGGCGTGTCAATTCGTCGTGGAACAAAACAGCGCCAGCACCTCAAGCCTTCAAAGAAGGTTCAGAATCGGCTATAATCGCGCCGCGAGGCTGATTGACATGATGGAGGCTGAAGGCATGATCTCAGAAGCGAAGGGCAGCAAACCCCGCGAAGTGCTGATTACGGCCGCTGACATTTCTCAAGAATAA
- the murC gene encoding UDP-N-acetylmuramate--L-alanine ligase, producing the protein MTVYHFVGIKGTGMSPLAQILHDTGYQVQGSDIEKQIFTQAALEKRNIPIYPFSADNIKPGLTVIAGNAFPDSHPEIAKALAEGIPVIRYHKFLAEYMKKYTSVAVTGAHGKTSTTGLLAHVMQQAKPTSFLIGDGTGKGNESSEYFVFEACEYRRHFLSYQPDYAIMTNIDFDHPDYFANIDDVFDAFQNMALQVNKGIIACGDDEYLPKIHANVPVVYYGTGEENDFQARNIVKNTEGTTFDVFVRNTFYDTFYIPAYGHHNVLNSLAVIALCHYEEIDVNMIKLGLESFGGVKRRFNEKVIGSQVLIDDYAHHPTEIKVTIEAARQKYPEREIIAVFQPHTFTRTQSFLDEFAESLSAADRVYLCDIFGSARENVGKLTITDLQEKIDNAELIEENDTSVLKAHENAVLIFMGAGDIQKYMRAYENVIA; encoded by the coding sequence ATGACTGTTTATCATTTTGTTGGAATAAAAGGGACAGGTATGAGCCCGCTTGCTCAAATCTTGCATGATACAGGATATCAGGTGCAGGGATCGGATATCGAGAAGCAGATTTTTACTCAGGCTGCCCTTGAAAAAAGAAATATCCCGATCTATCCGTTCAGCGCCGATAACATCAAACCCGGCTTAACGGTAATCGCCGGAAACGCATTCCCTGATTCTCATCCGGAAATCGCAAAGGCGCTTGCTGAGGGGATTCCTGTTATCAGATATCATAAATTTTTAGCTGAATACATGAAAAAATATACAAGTGTCGCGGTAACGGGCGCACACGGAAAGACGTCCACAACGGGCCTCTTAGCACACGTGATGCAGCAAGCGAAGCCGACTTCGTTTCTTATCGGGGACGGAACGGGCAAAGGAAATGAAAGCAGCGAATACTTTGTATTTGAAGCCTGCGAGTACCGCCGTCATTTCTTAAGCTATCAGCCTGATTATGCGATCATGACGAATATTGATTTTGACCACCCTGATTATTTCGCCAACATTGACGATGTGTTTGATGCTTTCCAAAACATGGCGCTTCAAGTCAACAAAGGCATCATTGCCTGCGGTGATGACGAGTACCTGCCGAAAATTCACGCCAATGTGCCTGTCGTTTATTACGGCACGGGAGAAGAAAACGATTTTCAAGCGAGAAACATCGTAAAAAATACCGAAGGCACGACATTTGACGTCTTTGTCCGCAATACGTTTTACGATACGTTCTACATCCCGGCATACGGCCATCACAATGTCCTCAATTCATTAGCGGTCATTGCGCTCTGCCACTATGAAGAGATAGACGTGAACATGATTAAGCTCGGACTTGAATCATTCGGCGGCGTCAAACGCAGATTCAATGAAAAAGTGATCGGCAGCCAGGTGCTGATAGACGACTACGCCCACCATCCGACTGAAATTAAAGTCACGATTGAGGCGGCCCGTCAAAAATATCCTGAACGTGAAATCATCGCGGTATTCCAGCCGCATACGTTTACACGGACGCAATCTTTCCTTGATGAATTCGCAGAAAGCTTAAGCGCCGCCGATCGCGTATATCTGTGCGACATTTTCGGCTCAGCCCGCGAGAACGTCGGAAAGCTCACCATCACGGATCTGCAGGAAAAAATCGATAACGCAGAACTCATTGAAGAGAATGACACATCCGTGTTAAAAGCGCATGAAAACGCAGTGCTGATCTTTATGGGCGCCGGAGACATTCAAAAATATATGAGAGCTTATGAAAACGTCATAGCGTAA
- a CDS encoding DUF948 domain-containing protein: MIIILYLSVALIAVAFLILVIYLSKTLKSVQMTLTNVASTLNGLEGQMKGITAETAELLHKTNRLAEDIQEKSEKLNTVVHAVQEVGTSVQQFNTSIKQAAGSVSASVRENQDKISQVVTWSQAAMEIWDKWKQKKKTSL; encoded by the coding sequence ATGATTATCATTCTTTACTTAAGCGTCGCACTCATTGCCGTAGCATTTCTTATCCTCGTCATTTATCTGTCCAAAACATTAAAGTCTGTGCAGATGACCTTAACAAACGTTGCGTCGACTTTAAACGGCCTTGAAGGGCAGATGAAGGGCATCACCGCAGAGACCGCCGAGCTGTTACATAAGACAAACCGTCTCGCGGAGGATATTCAGGAAAAATCAGAGAAATTAAATACGGTTGTCCATGCTGTGCAGGAAGTGGGAACTTCCGTCCAGCAGTTTAATACATCCATAAAGCAGGCAGCCGGTTCCGTTTCGGCCTCTGTAAGAGAGAACCAGGACAAGATCAGTCAGGTTGTCACCTGGAGCCAGGCGGCTATGGAAATATGGGACAAGTGGAAGCAAAAGAAAAAAACATCGCTTTAA
- the ytpR gene encoding YtpR family tRNA-binding protein, with the protein MNAFYNKEGVGDTLLISLKDAAREEISYEREGDVARIFNKETKETTGFNIFNVSSYLQIEDNGPVALSETFVQDVNEILNRNGVSETLTVDLSPKFVVGHVESKEKHPNADKLNICQVNVGEETLQIVCGAPNVDKGQKVVVAKVGAVMPSGLVIKDAELRGVPSSGMICSAKELALPDAPQEKGILVLEDSREAGEAFQF; encoded by the coding sequence ATGAACGCTTTTTACAATAAAGAAGGTGTGGGAGATACGCTTCTGATCTCTCTTAAAGATGCAGCACGCGAAGAAATCAGCTATGAAAGAGAAGGCGATGTCGCAAGAATCTTTAACAAAGAAACAAAAGAAACGACGGGCTTTAACATTTTTAACGTGTCTTCTTATTTACAGATTGAAGACAACGGCCCCGTCGCTTTGTCTGAGACATTCGTTCAGGACGTGAATGAAATACTGAACAGAAACGGCGTTTCAGAAACACTGACGGTTGACCTTTCTCCGAAATTTGTTGTCGGTCACGTAGAATCGAAAGAAAAACATCCGAATGCGGATAAACTGAACATCTGCCAAGTGAATGTGGGAGAAGAAACCCTTCAAATCGTTTGCGGCGCTCCGAACGTGGACAAAGGACAGAAAGTCGTCGTCGCTAAAGTCGGCGCGGTGATGCCGAGCGGGCTTGTGATTAAAGACGCTGAACTAAGAGGCGTTCCGTCAAGCGGCATGATCTGCTCCGCGAAAGAACTCGCTTTGCCGGATGCGCCGCAGGAAAAAGGCATTCTTGTTCTTGAAGACAGCCGCGAGGCCGGCGAAGCATTTCAATTCTAA
- a CDS encoding bifunctional 3-deoxy-7-phosphoheptulonate synthase/chorismate mutase, protein MSNKELENLRQQADALNLEILKLINERGAVVKEIGKAKEAQGVNRFDPVRERTMLNRIIESNDGPFENSTIQHIFKEIFKAGLELQEEDHSKALLVSRKKKAEDTIVDIKGEKVGDGDQRFIVGPCAVESYEQVAEVAAAAKKQGIKILRGGAFKPRTSPYDFQGLGVEGLQILKRVADEYDLAVISEIVTPAHIEQAIDYIDVIQIGARNMQNFELLKAAGSVKKPVLLKRGLAATISEFINAAEYIMSQGNDQIILCERGIRTYETATRNTLDISAVPILKQETHLPVFVDVTHSTGRRDLLLPTAKAALAIGADGVMAEVHPDPSVALSDSAQQMDIPEFEKWLNELKPMMKVKA, encoded by the coding sequence ATGAGCAACAAGGAATTAGAGAACCTAAGACAGCAGGCAGACGCACTAAACTTAGAAATCCTTAAATTAATCAATGAACGCGGAGCCGTTGTAAAAGAAATCGGTAAAGCAAAAGAAGCACAGGGTGTCAACCGATTTGACCCTGTCAGAGAGCGTACAATGCTTAACCGCATTATTGAGAGCAATGACGGCCCATTTGAAAACTCAACAATCCAGCATATTTTCAAAGAAATTTTCAAAGCCGGCCTCGAGCTTCAAGAAGAGGATCACAGCAAAGCGTTGCTCGTCTCCCGGAAGAAAAAAGCAGAAGATACAATCGTTGATATTAAAGGCGAAAAAGTCGGTGACGGCGATCAGAGATTCATCGTCGGACCTTGTGCCGTAGAAAGCTATGAGCAGGTTGCGGAAGTAGCTGCCGCAGCGAAAAAACAAGGCATTAAAATCCTGCGCGGAGGCGCGTTCAAACCCCGCACAAGCCCGTATGATTTCCAAGGTCTCGGCGTAGAAGGCCTGCAAATTCTCAAACGCGTCGCTGATGAATATGACCTCGCGGTGATCAGTGAAATCGTAACGCCTGCCCACATTGAGCAAGCGATTGATTACATTGACGTCATTCAGATCGGCGCACGGAACATGCAAAACTTTGAATTGCTGAAAGCCGCCGGTTCCGTTAAAAAGCCGGTATTGTTAAAACGCGGTCTTGCCGCAACGATTTCAGAATTCATCAATGCAGCTGAATACATCATGTCACAAGGAAACGACCAAATCATTCTTTGTGAGCGCGGAATCAGAACGTACGAAACAGCAACGAGAAATACACTCGACATTTCTGCCGTGCCGATTTTGAAGCAGGAAACTCACTTGCCGGTGTTTGTTGACGTAACACATTCAACAGGCCGCCGCGATCTCCTGCTTCCGACAGCAAAAGCGGCGCTTGCGATCGGCGCTGACGGCGTTATGGCTGAAGTTCACCCTGATCCTTCCGTTGCCCTTTCAGACTCTGCGCAGCAGATGGATATTCCTGAATTCGAGAAATGGCTGAACGAATTAAAGCCGATGATGAAAGTAAAAGCATAA
- a CDS encoding YtoQ family protein, whose protein sequence is MQFVVYLAGEIHSNWRDEIKNKAKALHLPITFVGPMENHERSDNIGEEIMGEQPDSVLKDARASDINNFRTEVLMEKADFVIALFGEKYKQWNTAMDASYAIAKGKPLILIRPKELHHPLKELSGKANITVETVNQAMKALSYLFEAE, encoded by the coding sequence ATGCAGTTTGTCGTGTACTTAGCCGGTGAAATCCACAGCAATTGGCGGGACGAGATCAAGAACAAAGCAAAAGCGCTGCACCTGCCGATTACATTTGTTGGCCCGATGGAAAACCACGAGCGCTCAGACAATATCGGAGAAGAGATTATGGGCGAGCAGCCTGATTCTGTTTTAAAAGACGCCAGAGCTTCTGATATCAACAATTTCCGTACAGAGGTGCTGATGGAAAAAGCCGATTTTGTGATCGCCCTGTTTGGCGAGAAATATAAACAGTGGAATACCGCGATGGATGCTTCTTATGCCATCGCAAAAGGAAAGCCGCTCATTCTTATCCGCCCGAAAGAGCTGCATCATCCTCTGAAAGAGCTTTCCGGAAAAGCGAATATAACGGTGGAAACCGTAAATCAAGCGATGAAAGCACTCTCTTATTTATTTGAAGCAGAATAA
- the motP gene encoding flagellar motor protein MotP: MKRFDYLTPVGFMLGCIIVAIGILSGTGLAGISSFLDLTSFLIVTGGLAAAVFISFPPRDLKKTPSVLKQVFSRQDDNVKELVRVFVSLAEQARRQGLLSLEDQAREIKDPFLKKGLLLAIDGWDEETIRLVMDSEIAAMEERHRKGRRVFEKAGDFAPAWGMIGTLVGLVLMLKNLNDPHTLGPNMAIALLTTLYGALLANLVFIPIAAKLEEKTESEIFIKQVIIEGVVGIQSGKNPRNLESQLVVFSSREDWRKGQPSNKKKGAVHEA; the protein is encoded by the coding sequence ATGAAACGTTTTGATTATCTGACACCCGTTGGATTTATGTTAGGCTGTATTATTGTCGCAATCGGAATTCTGTCAGGAACGGGACTGGCGGGAATCAGCTCATTTTTAGATCTGACTTCTTTTTTAATCGTAACAGGCGGCCTTGCCGCAGCGGTGTTTATCAGTTTTCCGCCGCGGGATTTAAAGAAAACCCCATCTGTTTTAAAACAGGTATTCTCCCGTCAGGATGATAATGTGAAGGAGCTTGTCAGAGTATTCGTCAGCCTTGCGGAGCAGGCGCGCAGGCAAGGGCTGCTGTCTCTGGAGGATCAGGCGCGTGAAATCAAAGACCCGTTTTTAAAAAAAGGGTTATTGCTTGCGATAGACGGCTGGGACGAGGAAACGATCCGGCTGGTGATGGATTCAGAGATCGCCGCGATGGAAGAAAGGCACAGAAAAGGCAGACGCGTTTTTGAAAAAGCCGGTGATTTTGCGCCCGCCTGGGGAATGATCGGGACGCTTGTCGGACTCGTGCTCATGCTTAAAAACTTAAATGACCCGCATACACTCGGGCCGAATATGGCTATTGCGCTATTGACGACGCTGTACGGGGCGCTGCTTGCCAATTTGGTGTTTATCCCTATCGCGGCAAAGCTTGAAGAAAAAACCGAAAGTGAAATTTTCATCAAGCAGGTTATCATCGAAGGTGTTGTCGGCATCCAATCGGGAAAAAATCCCCGCAATCTCGAAAGTCAGCTCGTCGTTTTCAGCTCAAGAGAAGACTGGCGTAAAGGACAGCCTTCGAACAAGAAAAAGGGCGCTGTCCATGAAGCTTAG